The DNA sequence GTTTTCCTCCATATAAGGGATCATCTTTCGACGCCCTACTATTATCGAAAAGCTGGCCCCAAGCTTAACAGCAATTGATAATGATGCTTCACATGGTGCAGTAACCACAAGTTTATCGCTCATCTCTCTAGCTTCATATAGAAATGGGTCATAAAAACACCCGATAATTGCAGCATCAAATCCATCAATCTCTGCTTGCTTTATTTTATTCAACAGCTCAGGAGCAATTAACGCAGAATAGTAAAGATATTCTAGATGATACGGAGCCTTTGCAAGAGAGGTTGCGCATACTGTACAATTTTCTACATATTTAAGGATATAACTTTTTATTTGGTCGTCTAAAAAACTATAGCCTATAGGACTAATATACATTAATTTCTTTACATTCGCCAACTTTGATGCCCTCCTTGAGTAATTTATTTATATAAGTGACAACGGACATAATGACGTGCTTCTAATTCTTTCATATCTGGATCCAGCTTTTTGCATTGATCCGTTACAAACGGACATCTAAGATGAAAGCTACAACCGGGAGGAATATTTACAGGACTGGGAATTTCGCCTCTTGAAGTTATTTTTTTAGGCTTAAGCTGTTCT is a window from the Acetomicrobium flavidum genome containing:
- a CDS encoding aspartate/glutamate racemase family protein: MANVKKLMYISPIGYSFLDDQIKSYILKYVENCTVCATSLAKAPYHLEYLYYSALIAPELLNKIKQAEIDGFDAAIIGCFYDPFLYEAREMSDKLVVTAPCEASLSIAVKLGASFSIIVGRRKMIPYMEENVRKYGFENKLASFRSVELGVLDFQDKKDLAEERILREAERAVKEDGAEVIVLGCTKEFGFFQKVQDELGVPVIDSMIAACKEAEFLVSCKNMLNWTTSKVGAYEKPKYSEIHQWKLDEYFKIPMK